In a genomic window of Gossypium arboreum isolate Shixiya-1 chromosome 7, ASM2569848v2, whole genome shotgun sequence:
- the LOC108457371 gene encoding uncharacterized protein LOC108457371 isoform X2 encodes MEVKNVSESSVSDAKLSRSERKKLKKQRMERDIETRDGESLDKATCLGTEDVDLGAEQSSRSRKKRKRKENSFVESSGLKEEPNWLMNDTVSGRDSNVQTPENNVSESPLKGQSADSERKRKRKKKKSKMATSVEVDNSLVDEKNKSDSHLESGLEGAQLNEQTVQPESKRKKKKKKKGKGKKTTLNVMEDEDISSKSNGKDSNEVENGSRCTEPQIINEKNIRKEDPISISETVESKNTNKITLITYKQSDFSGIQNPRVDGDIVMPETEVIEKSKKVKPHHKKKKSCNLLGDGLEHVQGIGPIQISVEHREKEPTIGCSENGSGEVPVGHAMPAQASEEALGNNIGIESDLKGRKRKKRKKSKDVEKETKMEEVNPSPLNLAVAKDDVTLAANVCPSNLSVTKDDVIRTANVSPSNLADTKDNVTLAANASPSNLAVVKDNATLTTNVKENNFSQTLHSSFQRKSVWRPRKKLLVLDLNGILVDVVQQPNRKPNTRVDGKGVFIRPFCVEFLEFCFKTFNVGIWSSRVKNMTKMIGFLLRKQWKRKLFFCWDRKLCTITKFKTLENEEKPLVLKELRKLWDRCLPELPWRKGDYDESNTLLLDDSPYKALRNPANTGIFPYPYQYTDADDRSLAPGGDIRDYLERIAVAENVQKFVEQNPFGQQAITEADPHWEFYSQVIKDVRLHAG; translated from the exons ATGGAAGTGAAAAATGTTTCAGAGTCATCGGTCTCGGATGCTAAATTGAGCCGTTCTGAAAGGAAGAAACTGAAGAAACAGAGGATGGAACGAGATATTGAAACTAGAGATGGTGAATCCCTTGACAAAGCAACTTGTTTAGGAACAGAGGACGTTGATTTAGGGGCAGAGCAATCGAGTCGTTCGCGTAAGAAGAGAAAGAGGAAAGAAAATTCTTTTGTGGAGTCATCGGGATTGAAGGAAGAACCGAACTGGTTAATGAATGATACCGTGTCAGGTAGAGATTCAAATGTACAGACTCCGGAGAATAATGTTTCGGAGAGTCCATTGAAAGGACAATCGGCTGATTCTGAAAGGAAGcgaaagaggaagaaaaagaagagtAAGATGGCTACATCTGTGGAAGTTGACAACTCTTTGGTAGATGAAAAGAATAAAAGTGACTCTCATTTGGAGTCTGGACTGGAAGGGGCTCAATTGAATGAACAAACTGTTCAACCGGAAAgtaaaaggaagaagaagaagaagaagaaggggaAAGGAAAGAAGACAACGCTTAATGTCATGGAGGATGAAGATATTAGCTCAAAGAGCAATGGCAAGGACAGTAATGAAGTTGAAAATGGAAGTAGGTGTACTGAAcctcaaattattaatgaaaagaATATTAGAAAGGAGGATCCTATTTCTATATCAGAAACTGTAGAGTCGAAAAATACTAACAAAATTACTTTGATAACTTATAAGCAAAGTGATTTTTCAGGAATTCAAAATCCCCGTGTTGATGGAGATATTGTTATGCCTGAAACTGAAGTTATTGAAAAATCAAAAAAGGTAAAACCCCATCACAAGAAGAAGAAGTCTTGTAATCTATTGGGAGATGGTTTAGAACATGTCCAGGGGATTGGCCCAATACAGATTTCTGTTGAGCATAGAGAGAAGGAGCCTACAATTGGTTGTTCGGAAAATGGGTCCGGTGAAGTACCAGTAGGTCACGCTATGCCTGCACAGGCTTCAGAGGAAGCATTGGGCAACAACATAGGCATTGAATCTGATCTTAaaggaaggaaaagaaagaaaagaaagaagtcgAAGGATGTTGAGAAAGAAACCAAGATGGAAGAAGTTAATCCTTCTCCTTTGAATTTGGCTGTTGCAAAAGATGATGTTACACTAGCAGCTAATGTTTGTCCTTCGAACTTGTCTGTCACAAAAGATGATGTTATACGAACAGCTAATGTTTCTCCTTCAAACTTGGCTGACACAAAAGACAATGTTACACTAGCAGCTAATGCTTCTCCTTCAAACTTGGCAGTCGTAAAAGACAATGCTACACTAACAACTAATGTTAAAGAGAACAATTTCTCACAAACATTGCACTCTTCATTTCAAAGAAAAAGCGTCTGGCGTCCTAGGAAAAAGCTTCTTGTGCTTGATTTAAATGGAATTCTTGTAGATGTTGTTCAACAACCAAATAGAAAGCCAAATACTAGAGTAGATGGGAAAGGAG TTTTCATTAGACCATTTTGTGTTGAATTTCTCGAATTTTGCTTCAAGACATTTAATGTCGGAATCTGGTCATCAAGAGTTAA AAACATGACCAAGATGATTGGGTTTCTTCTTAGAAAACAATGGAAACGTAAATTGTTTTTCTGTTGG GACCGGAAACTGTGTACAATTACAAAATTCAAAACCCTCGAGAATGAGGAGAAACCGCTTGTTTTGAAGGAACTTAGAAAATTATGGGATAGGTGTTTACCCGAGCTTCCTTGGAGGAAGGGCGACTATGATGAATCAAACACACTATTGTTGGATGATTCGCCATATAAGGCTTTGCGAAATCCT GCAAATACTGGTATATTTCCATATCCTTATCAATACACTGATGCCGATGATCGTTCATTAG CACCTGGAGGAGATATTCGAGACTATCTTGAACGGATAGCTGTAGCAGAGAATGTTCAGAAGTTTGTGGAGCAAAATCCATTCGGGCAACAGGCTATCACAGAGGCAGATCCGCATTGGGAATTCTATTCCCAAGTTATAAAAGATGTGAGGTTACATGCTGGGTAA
- the LOC108457371 gene encoding uncharacterized protein LOC108457371 isoform X1, whose translation MEVKNVSESSVSDAKLSRSERKKLKKQRMERDIETRDGESLDKATCLGTEDVDLGAEQSSRSRKKRKRKENSFVESSGLKEEPNWLMNDTVSGRDSNVQTPENNVSESPLKGQSADSERKRKRKKKKSKMATSVEVDNSLVDEKNKSDSHLESGLEGAQLNEQTVQPESKRKKKKKKKGKGKKTTLNVMEDEDISSKSNGKDSNEVENGSRCTEPQIINEKNIRKEDPISISETVESKNTNKITLITYKQSDFSGIQNPRVDGDIVMPETEVIEKSKKVKPHHKKKKSCNLLGDGLEHVQGIGPIQISVEHREKEPTIGCSENGSGEVPVGHAMPAQASEEALGNNIGIESDLKGRKRKKRKKSKDVEKETKMEEVNPSPLNLAVAKDDVTLAANVCPSNLSVTKDDVIRTANVSPSNLADTKDNVTLAANASPSNLAVVKDNATLTTNVKENNFSQTLHSSFQRKSVWRPRKKLLVLDLNGILVDVVQQPNRKPNTRVDGKGVFIRPFCVEFLEFCFKTFNVGIWSSRVNRNMTKMIGFLLRKQWKRKLFFCWDRKLCTITKFKTLENEEKPLVLKELRKLWDRCLPELPWRKGDYDESNTLLLDDSPYKALRNPANTGIFPYPYQYTDADDRSLAPGGDIRDYLERIAVAENVQKFVEQNPFGQQAITEADPHWEFYSQVIKDVRLHAG comes from the exons ATGGAAGTGAAAAATGTTTCAGAGTCATCGGTCTCGGATGCTAAATTGAGCCGTTCTGAAAGGAAGAAACTGAAGAAACAGAGGATGGAACGAGATATTGAAACTAGAGATGGTGAATCCCTTGACAAAGCAACTTGTTTAGGAACAGAGGACGTTGATTTAGGGGCAGAGCAATCGAGTCGTTCGCGTAAGAAGAGAAAGAGGAAAGAAAATTCTTTTGTGGAGTCATCGGGATTGAAGGAAGAACCGAACTGGTTAATGAATGATACCGTGTCAGGTAGAGATTCAAATGTACAGACTCCGGAGAATAATGTTTCGGAGAGTCCATTGAAAGGACAATCGGCTGATTCTGAAAGGAAGcgaaagaggaagaaaaagaagagtAAGATGGCTACATCTGTGGAAGTTGACAACTCTTTGGTAGATGAAAAGAATAAAAGTGACTCTCATTTGGAGTCTGGACTGGAAGGGGCTCAATTGAATGAACAAACTGTTCAACCGGAAAgtaaaaggaagaagaagaagaagaagaaggggaAAGGAAAGAAGACAACGCTTAATGTCATGGAGGATGAAGATATTAGCTCAAAGAGCAATGGCAAGGACAGTAATGAAGTTGAAAATGGAAGTAGGTGTACTGAAcctcaaattattaatgaaaagaATATTAGAAAGGAGGATCCTATTTCTATATCAGAAACTGTAGAGTCGAAAAATACTAACAAAATTACTTTGATAACTTATAAGCAAAGTGATTTTTCAGGAATTCAAAATCCCCGTGTTGATGGAGATATTGTTATGCCTGAAACTGAAGTTATTGAAAAATCAAAAAAGGTAAAACCCCATCACAAGAAGAAGAAGTCTTGTAATCTATTGGGAGATGGTTTAGAACATGTCCAGGGGATTGGCCCAATACAGATTTCTGTTGAGCATAGAGAGAAGGAGCCTACAATTGGTTGTTCGGAAAATGGGTCCGGTGAAGTACCAGTAGGTCACGCTATGCCTGCACAGGCTTCAGAGGAAGCATTGGGCAACAACATAGGCATTGAATCTGATCTTAaaggaaggaaaagaaagaaaagaaagaagtcgAAGGATGTTGAGAAAGAAACCAAGATGGAAGAAGTTAATCCTTCTCCTTTGAATTTGGCTGTTGCAAAAGATGATGTTACACTAGCAGCTAATGTTTGTCCTTCGAACTTGTCTGTCACAAAAGATGATGTTATACGAACAGCTAATGTTTCTCCTTCAAACTTGGCTGACACAAAAGACAATGTTACACTAGCAGCTAATGCTTCTCCTTCAAACTTGGCAGTCGTAAAAGACAATGCTACACTAACAACTAATGTTAAAGAGAACAATTTCTCACAAACATTGCACTCTTCATTTCAAAGAAAAAGCGTCTGGCGTCCTAGGAAAAAGCTTCTTGTGCTTGATTTAAATGGAATTCTTGTAGATGTTGTTCAACAACCAAATAGAAAGCCAAATACTAGAGTAGATGGGAAAGGAG TTTTCATTAGACCATTTTGTGTTGAATTTCTCGAATTTTGCTTCAAGACATTTAATGTCGGAATCTGGTCATCAAGAGTTAA TAGAAACATGACCAAGATGATTGGGTTTCTTCTTAGAAAACAATGGAAACGTAAATTGTTTTTCTGTTGG GACCGGAAACTGTGTACAATTACAAAATTCAAAACCCTCGAGAATGAGGAGAAACCGCTTGTTTTGAAGGAACTTAGAAAATTATGGGATAGGTGTTTACCCGAGCTTCCTTGGAGGAAGGGCGACTATGATGAATCAAACACACTATTGTTGGATGATTCGCCATATAAGGCTTTGCGAAATCCT GCAAATACTGGTATATTTCCATATCCTTATCAATACACTGATGCCGATGATCGTTCATTAG CACCTGGAGGAGATATTCGAGACTATCTTGAACGGATAGCTGTAGCAGAGAATGTTCAGAAGTTTGTGGAGCAAAATCCATTCGGGCAACAGGCTATCACAGAGGCAGATCCGCATTGGGAATTCTATTCCCAAGTTATAAAAGATGTGAGGTTACATGCTGGGTAA